From a region of the Cololabis saira isolate AMF1-May2022 chromosome 8, fColSai1.1, whole genome shotgun sequence genome:
- the zgc:113054 gene encoding uncharacterized protein zgc:113054: MSRRKVPDTPVEVMVDLLTKAKDLAAACSTVPEELKTHLQRALDIASGLDDYLEEMATPESEPLAELYEKTVSHDWDQVYKEGKTMFRLPKECITGHVEGQTLKMLIHMSQAKRVLEVGMFTGYGALSMAEGLPEDGCLVACELEPYLKEFAQPIFDKSPHGKKITVKTGSAMDTLKELAAAGEQFDMVFIDADKNNYINYYNFIMDNNLLRLRGVICVDNSLFKARVYLKDSTDSNGLALREFNQFVCKDPRVEQVIVPLRDGISLIRRVSVSSPAQNTITNDEVFRGVRGRPILDRMRLDGKVAYVTGGGQGIGRAFAHALGEAGAKVAIVDLDQAKAEAVAQELFLKGIHAISISADISKSDDVQKMMDTIVSKWGAVHVGCNNAGINMNSASEDTTLEEWDQTFGVNLRGTFMCCQAAGRVMLKQGYGKIINTASMASLIVPHPQKQLSYNTSKAGVVKLTQTLGTEWIDRGVRVNCISPGIVDTPLIHSENLRPLVQRWLSDIPAGRLAQVTDLQAAVVYLASDASDYMTGHNLVIEGGQSLW; encoded by the exons TTCCCGACACCCCggtggaggtgatggtggaCCTGTTGACCAAAGCCAAGGACTTGGCGGCAGCATGCAGCACCGTCCCAGAGGAGCTGAAGACTCACCTGCAGAGGGCTCTGGACATCGCCAGCGGACTAGACGACTATTTGGAGGAAATGGCCACACCGGAGAGCGAACCTCTGGCGGAGCTCTATGA GAAGACGGTGTCTCATGACTGGGATCAAGTGTACAAAGAGGGCAAGACGATGTTCCGACTTCCCAAGGAGTGCATCACCGGACATGTAGAGG GCCAGACTCTCAAGATGTTGATCCACATGAGTCAAGCCAAGAGGGTCCTGGAGGTCGGGATGTTCACCGGTTACGGGGCTCTGTCCATGGCCGAGGGGCTTCCCGAGGACGGCTGCCTCGTCGCCTGTGAATTAGAGCCGTATCTGAAAGAATTTGCTCAGCCCATTTTTGACAAGTCTCCACACGGGAAGAAGATAACTGTGAAGACAGGATCTGCCATGGACACCCTAAAG GAGTTGGCTGCTGCGGGAGAGCAGTTTGACATGGTCTTTATCGACGCTGACAAGAATAACTACATCAACTACTACAACTTCATCATGGACAACAATCTGCTGCGGTTACGGGGGGTCATATGTGTGGATAACTCACTGTTCAAGGCAAGGGTTTACCTCAAAGACAGCACGGACAGCAATGGGCTGGCGCTCCGGGAGTTCAACCAGTTTGTCTGTAAAGATCCTCGAGTGGAGCAG GTGATCGTCCCTCTCAGAGATGGCATCAGTCTCATCCGTCGGGTGTCCGTGAGCTCACCTGCTCAG AACACAATAACAAATGATGAGGTTTTCCGTGGGGTCAGAGGACGTCCCATCCTGGATCGGATGCGTCTCGATGGGAAGGTGGCCTACGTGACGGGTGGCGGGCAAGGTATCGGCCGAGCATTCGCGCACGCCCTGGGTGAGGCTGGAGCGAAGGTGGCCATCGTGGACTTGGACCAAGCTAAAGCCGAGGCCGTTGCTCAGGAGCTCTTCCTCAAAG GCATTCACGCCATTTCCATCTCGGCTGACATCAGTAAATCGGACGACGTGCAGAAGATGATGGACACCATCGTCTCCAAATGGGGAGCGGTCCACGTGGGCTGCAACAACGCCGGCATCAACATGAACTCGGCCAGCGAGGACACCACGCTGGAGGAGTGGGACCAGACCTTCGGCGTGAACCTGAGGGGCACGTTCATGTGCTGTCAG GCAGCGGGTCGAGTGATGCTAAAGCAAGGATATGGGAAGATTATCAACACAGCCTCCATGGCCAGTCTAATAG TTCCCCATCCTCAGAAACAGCTTTCCTACAACACATCCAAAGCTGGAGTGGTCAAACTGACCCAGACTCTGGGCACCGAGTGGATTGACAGAGGAGTACGCGTCAACTGCATCTCACC GGGGATTGTTGACACCCCTCTCATCCACTCGGAGAATCTGAGGCCTCTGGTGCAGCGCTGGCTGTCAGATATCCCTGCTGGTAGACTGGCTCAAGTGACAGACCTGCAAGCTGCAGTGGTCTACTTGGCATCTGACGCCTCCGACTACATGACAGGGCATAACTTAGTCATAGAAGGCGGGCAGAGTCTGTGGTAG